In Procambarus clarkii isolate CNS0578487 chromosome 30, FALCON_Pclarkii_2.0, whole genome shotgun sequence, the DNA window AAATCAAACCCAGACAACACACAAGATAAACAGTCGAATTGTTCACACCGGAAACTGGAAACTAAAGGCCAGCAACACATAGAGAGGATGACCATCACACACGACTCTATGTAGCAAAGGTGCAACACTCCCTGCTTGGTATATGTATAGTGAGGAGTTACTCGGTATATGTATCGTGAGGAGTTACTCGGCATATGTATAGTGAGGAGTTACTCGGTATATGTATAATGAGGAGTTACTCGGTATATGTATAGTGAGGAGTTACTCGGTATATGTATAGTGAGGAGTTACTCGGTATATGTATAATGAGGAGTTACTCGGTATATGTATCGTGAGGAGTTACTCGGCATATGTATAGTGAGGAGTTACTCGGTATATGTATAATGAGGAGTTACTCGGTACATGTATAATGAGGAGTTACTCGGTATATGTATAGTGAGGAGTTACTCGGTATATGTATCGTGAGGAGTTACTCGGTATATGTATAGTGAGGAGTTACTCGGTATATGTATAATGAGGAGTTACTCGGTATATGTATAGTGAGGAGTTACTCGGTATATGTATCGTGAGGAGTTACTCGGTATATGTATAGTGAGGAGTTACTCGGTATATGTATAATGAGGAATTACTCGCTATATATATCGTGAAGAGTGCCACTGTGAAGTGTGCCACTGTGAAGTGTGCCACTGTGAAGTGTGTGCCACTGTGAAGTGTGCCACTGTGAAGTGTGTGCCACTGTGAAGTGTGCCACTGTGAAGTGTGCCACTGTGAAGTGTGTGCCACTGTGAAGTGTGCCACTGTGAAGTGTGCCACTGTGAAGTGTGCCACTGTGAAGTGTGCCACTGTGAAGTGTGTGCCACTGTGAAGTGTGCCACTGTGAAGTGTGTGCCACTGTGAAGTGTGCCAATGTGAAGTGTGTGCCACGGTGAAGTGTGCCACTGTGATGTGTGCCACTGTGAAGTGTGCCACTGTGAAGTGTGTGCCACTGTGAAGTGTGCCACTGTGAAGTGTGCCACTGTGAAGTGTGCCACTGTGAAGTGTGCCACTGTGAAGTGTGTCACTGTGAAGTGTGTCACTGTGAAGTGTGTGCCACTGTGAAGAGTGTGGCACTGTGAAGAGTGTGCCACTGTCAAGTGTGCCACTGTCAAGTGTGTGCCACTGTGAAGTGTGCCACTGTGAAGTGTGCCACTGTGAAGTGTGCCACTGTGAAGTGTGTGCCACTGTGAAGTGTGCCACTGTGAAGTGTGCCACTGTGAAGTGTGCCACTGTGAAGTGTGCCACTGTGAAGTGTGCCACTGTGAAGTGTGCCACTGTGAAGTGTGCCACGGTGAAGTGTGTGCCACTGTAAAGTGTTCCACTGTGAAGTGTGTGCCACTGTGAAGTGTGCCACTGTGAAGTGTGCCACTGTGAAGTGTGCCACTGTGAAGTGTGCCACTGTGAAGTGTGCCACTGTGAAGTGTGCCACTGTGAAGTGTGCCACTGTGAAGTGTGCCACTGTGAAGAGTGTGGCACTGTGAAGTGTGCCACTGTGAAGAGTGTGTCACTGTGAAGTGTGGCACTGTGAAGAGTGTGACACTGTGAAGAGTGTGCCACTGTGAAGAGTGTGGCACTGTAAATAGTGTGCCACTGTGAAGTGTGCCACTGTGAAGTGTGTCACTGTGAAGTGTGGCACTGTGAAGAGTGTGACACTGTGAAGAGTGTGTCACTGTGAAGTGTGGCACTGTGAAGAGTGTGGCACTGTGAAGAGTGTGGCACTGTGAAGAGTGTGCCACTGTGAAGAGTGCGGCACTGTGAAGTGTGTCACTGTGAAGTGTGGCACTGTGAAGTGTGCCACTGTGAAGTGTGCCACTGTGAAGTGTGTCACTGTGAAGTGTGCCACTGTGAAGTGTGTCACTGTGAAGTGTGGCACTGTGAAGTGTGCCACTGTGAAGTGTGCCACTGTGAAGTGTGTCACTGTGAAGTGTGCCACTGTGAAGTGTGTCACTGTGAAGTGTGGCACTGTGAAGTGTGTGCCACTGTGAAGTGTGCCACTGTGAAGAGTGAGACACTGTGAAGTGTGGCACTGTGAAGTGTGCCACTGTGAAGTGTGCCACTGTGAAGAGTGTGCCACTGTGAAGTGTGCCACTGTGAAGTGTGCCACTGTGAAGAGTGCCACTGTGAAGAGTGTGACACTGTGAAGTGTGGCACTGTGAAGTGTGCCACTGTGAAGTGTGCCACTGTGAAGTGTGCCACTGTGAAGTGTGCCACTGTGAAGAGTGTGACACTGTGAAGTGTGGCTCTGTGAAGTGTGTCACTGTGAAGTGTGTTACTGTGAAGTGTGCCACTGTGAAGTGTGGCACTGTGAAGAGTGTGCCACTGTGAAGTGTGCCACTGTGAAGTGTGCCACTGTGAAGAGTGTGGCACTGTGAAGAGTGTGCCACTGTGAAGTGTGTCACTGTGAAGTGTGTCACTGTGAAGTGTGTCACTGTGAAGTGTGCCACTGTGAAGTGTGCCACTGTGAAGTGTGGCACTGTGAAGAGTGTGCCACTGTGAAGTGTGCCACTGTGAAGTGTGTCACTGTGAAGTGTGCCACTGTGAAGAGTGTGACACTGTGAAGAGTGTGACACTGTGAAGAGTGTGACACTGTGAAGAGTGTGACACTGTGAAGAGTGTGACACTGTGAAGAGTGTGTCACTGTGAAGAGTGTGTCACTGTGAAGTGTGCCACTGTGAAGTGTGCCACTGTGACGTGTGGCACTGTGAAGAGTGTGCCACGGTGAAGTGTGGCACTGTGAAGTGTGCCACTGTTAAGAGTGTGTCACTGTGAAGTGTGCCACTGTGAAGTGTGCCACTGTGAAGAGTGTGGCACTGTGAAGTGTGTGCCACTGTGAAGTGTGGCACTGTGAAGTGTGCCACTGTGAAGTGTGTCACTGTGAAGTGTGCCACTGCGAAGAGTGTATCACTGTGAAGTGTGCCACGGTGAAGTGTGACACTGTGAAGAGTGCCACGGTGAAGAGAGTGCCACGGTGAAGTGTGCCACGGTGAAGAGAGTGCCACTGTGAAGTGTGCCACTGCGAAGAGTGCCATGGTGAAGTGTGCCACTGTGAAGAGAGTGCCACGGTGAAGTGTGACACTGTGAAGTGTGCCACGGTGAAGTGTGACACTGTGAAGAGAGTGCCACGGTGAAGTGTGACACTGTGAAGTGTGCCACGGTGAAGTGTGACACTGTGAAGAGAGTGCCACGGTGAAGTGTGCCACTGAGGTAATAATCTGTCATTCAGTGAGGAACACATCAAGGGAAAACTGTTCAGTTTGGCCCTGTTGAACACAAATAACATGGCAGTTCCAATATGGAGGAACATAAGATcagaagaataaaggtaactgcatcaggcctattggtccatacgaggcagcgcccatttataaccacccaatctcattcatatgcatctgtgcaacctacgcttgaaacaatgaagggaTCACACTTCCTCtacgttacacggtaattggttccacaaatcaacaaccctgttaccgaacaagtatttatccaggtatttcctaaatctaaacttatacaatttatacccattgtttcgtgttctgtcttgtattgatacttttaacaccctattaatatcctctttattatgtccattcatccacttgtacatcaCTTGTCACCCAAAATTCTTCGCCTTTCAAGATAATGTAATATAAACTTTGTCaatttttcttcatatgacaacACTATTATTAAGAACAATAATACTGACACATTCCACATGAAGAATGTGGCAGTTCTGAACGGTAACAAGAACAAACTAAACCCTTACAAAGATTTTTTATTTATAACCTTCAAGAGTTCtaatattcttgtaaagccactataacACACAGCgattcgggcaggttcttaaatCATAATTTGCCCTGGTATACGACCCgtgaaatcgtttaacaaccagatacccattcactgctggacgAACAGAGGCGCACAGTAAAGGATTGGcgtctagtcaatcctccccggccaggatatgaacccaggccaaacTGCTTGTGAAATGCGGGGCGAGTTTGTTACCACTGCACCATGGGGACTTAAAATATTTTTACATTTAACTTAACCTGAGCTGATATAATCTACCTTAACTTAACCTGAGGTGATATAATCTATCTTAACTTAACCTTAGGTGAtataatctatcctaacctaacctgagctgATATAATCTCTTCTAACTTAATCTGAGCTGATATAATCTATCCTAACTTAATCTGAGCTGATATAATCTATCCTAACTTAATCTGAACTGATATAATCTATCCTAACTTAATCAGAGCTGATATAATCTATCCTAACTTATCCTGAGCTGATATAATCTATCGTAACTTAACCGGAAATTGATATAATCTATCGTAACTTAATCTGAGCTGATAtaatctatcctaacttaacatgAGCTTATTAATCCTACCCTAATGTAATCTGAATTGAAAtgacctaaagtaacctaaccaaatcaggcctaacctgacctaacctcacTTAGCCCATCCTGACCTAAGCAATGATTCGAGCCTAAACACTCAGTCTGGCCTAGCCTGACCTAACCTACACCAAGACCCAACCTAACATCGCCTTACATATTTACAACGCTAATTTTGTTCTCAAAGCATAGTGAAAGATATCGTTTTTTGTAATAATACAGCTAATTCAAAACTGTTTTACTtacctttgtgaagaattttgtcCAAGGGGAGAGAGTCATCCTTGCCAGAATATGATTAAAACAATTGTTTCATGGTTCTGTTGTTTCCTTGATCAGATTACTTAAAAAAAAGTATTGTGAGGTCGATCTAATTAACACAACTGGTAGTTAATGCGGCTCACGTTTGTTCGTAAACATTCCTCGAAGAATCTCTCACGAAAACCGTCGTCCAGATGTATGGAAACATTATATCTGAACAGTTGAGTAATGAGAGGTGGATGATTGCGAGGAGCGCAGAGTGTTGTGTTCACAGGAGCGAGGAGATACACAACCTTCCTCCACGGCTCTCGCCGGCTGACTGACTCACAGGCCCGCCTCCCCACACGCCGCAAAGCTCACTACCTCCCGCTAGACTTAGCCTCTTGTACATGACTAGGgagcgcacgcgcgcgcgcacgcacacacacacacacacacacacacacacacacacacacacacacacacacacacacacacacacacacacacacacacacacgcacgaagAATCGTGTGGAAACgaagaatccccatggcggggaggagaccttggGAGCGAAGctagtagacgttattgacaagaatttcctaacacagcatgtgaaagaagacactagggaaaaaggagaggatacgcccagcctattagacctcgttttcacccagaatgtagaagacatcgagcatttagagcatgaaataccactaggagccagtgaccattgtgtcctagtctttgactacatgatagagcttaaaattgtgaccaaaggacaagaggtccgagtaaggagacttgattacagaaaaggggactacagaaggataagggactacctgggagaagtgcagtgggaggaagaaattagtggaaaaacagtgcaagatatgatgaaccaagtcatatgaaaatgcaaagaggctgaagagagatttattccaatagtaaaggaaaaaagcaggagggaatataattacccatggtttaatagacagtgtcaggaagcaaaagtaagaagcaggagggagtggaggaagtacagaagacaaaggacagaggacaacaggattagatgtaacagagctaggaatgattacattaacataagacgagtgtcggaaagaaattatgagaatgatattgcaatcaaagcgaaaaagcaacctaaattacaatatagccatataagaaggaagatgtcggtaaatgaccaagtgacaagactgaggaaaacagaaggggcatatactgaaagcgacaaggaaatctgtgaggtactgaatgcaggtttccatggagtgttcacaaccaagCCTGAGtgactcccattgttagaagagattaccctagatggaagactatcagatatagaggtgacagcagaggaggtaatgaaacagttgacaacactggatgcaactaaagcggttggaccagacaaagtatcaccgtggatacttaaagaggcagcgcaggccctaagcgtgcctctggcaatgatctttaataaaTCACTtaggtcgggagaattgcccagttgctgaaaggaggcaaatgtcgtaccgattttcaagaaagatgatagggaggaggcacttaactacacacccgtatcactgacaagcatcccctgcaaaatacttgaaagaataattaggctaacacttgttgagcacctggagagcattgggtttgtaaacaagcaccaacatgggttctggacagggaaatcattcctaacaaaccttttagaattctatgacaaagtaacaaggataaggcaggacagagaaggctgggcagactgcatatttcttgactgccaaaaggcctttgatacagtaccgcacatgagcctgctttacaaacttgagatgcaggcaggagtaagcagaaaggccctagcatgggtgaggaactacctaacaggaaggagccagagggtaatggtaaggggcgagaagtcggactggcgggcagtaacgagtggagtacctcaaggaacggtgctgggcccaatcctctttctaatttatgtaaatgatatgtttacaggaatggaatcatacatgtcaatgtttgcggatgacgcaaaattaatgagaagagttgtgacagatgaggattgtaggatcctccaagaggacttaaacaggttgcagaggtggtcagggaaatggctgctggagttcaacaccagtaaatgtaaagttatggaaatgggatcaggtgatagacgaccaaaaggacaaaacacaatgaaggggaacagcctacctgtaacgattcgagaaagagacctgggagtggatgtgacacctaatctaactcctgaggcacatataaataggataacgacagcagcgtactctacactggcgaaaattagaacctcattcagaaacctaagtgaggaggcttttagggcgctttacactgcctacgtgagaccagtcttagagtatgccgcgccatcatggagcccccacctgaagaaacacataaggaagagaaaaggttcagaggtttgcgacgaggcttgtccgagagttacgagggatgggatatgaagaacgtctgagggatCTGAACCTCAATAAATacttagaggaattgacaaagtggaaatagatgaaatgttcacacgtaataataacagaacgaggggacatgggtggaaactggaaactcagatgagtcacagagatgttaggaagtaagttttcttttagcgtgagagtagtggaaaaatggaatgcacttgtggaacaggttgtggaagcaaactctgttcataattttaaaattaggtatgatagggaaatgggacaggagtcattgctgtaaacaaccgatggctggaaaggcgggatccaagagcacaaataagtgagtacaaataggtgagtacatacacacacacacacacacagacacacacacacacacacacacaaacacttcaACGGTAGGAGAGACACacaattagtgaggtccgcggaaattcgtcaatttctcgggacattgaagaagtatagaggctagatcatagtatttggcctctcgcagcgtgtagctagcagggtgcaacatagcatagtcatatcgctagcgatagtgcgaagatttggcgaagaaaccaaagtggagctagggcatcaccggtgcatgtaagtgtgtgacctgaccgggtgggacgccccgccgtggaactacctgattgtgctgttgagtggtgactgtgatcagtggtacagtgaattagtgaactgtcacatagcgATACAGTGACtgtctccagagctttgtgtagacagagaagaaccgacctcatcaatctaccagcacttagtgaatcacctagtgggagacaacgacggataaccatcgtcatcatacatcgtccttactcatctggttgtgtgagcgggaggagactggtatgtacccctctctggtcaattaatcaagtgtacagattgaggtaaaatattatcaaattcttgttcaggatatcatata includes these proteins:
- the LOC138370024 gene encoding mucin-3A-like, with the protein product MTLSPWTKFFTKIITSVAHFTVALSSQCHTSPWHTSQCHTSPWHSLHSVTLHRGTLHSVTLHRGTLFTVAHFTMALFAVAHFTVALSSPWHTSPWHSLHRGTLHSVTLHRGTLHSDTLFAVAHFTVTHFTVAHFTVPHFTVAHTSQCHTLHSGTLHSGTLHSDTLLTVAHFTVPHFTVAHSSQCHTSQWHTSQWHTSHGTLHSDTLHSGTLHSGTLFTVPHFTVAHFTVAHFTVTHFTVTHFTVTHFTVAHSSQCHTLHSGTLHSGTLHSGTLFTVPHFTVAHFTVTHFTVTHFTEPHFTVSHSSQWHTSQWHTSQWHTSQWHTSQCHTSQCHTLHSGTLHSGTLHSGTLHSGTLFTVAHFTVAHFTVPHFTVSHSSQWHTSQWHTLHSATLHSDTLHSGTLHSDTLHSGTLHSGTLHSATLHSDTLHSGTLHSDTLHSGTLHSGTLHSATLHSDTLHSAALFTVAHSSQCHTLHSATLFTVPHFTVTHSSQCHTLHSATLHSDTLHSGTLHSGTLFTVPHSSQWHTLHSVTLFTVPHFTVTHSSQWHTSQCHTLHSGTLHSGTLHSGTLHSGTLHSGTLHSGTLHSGTLHSGTLHSGTHFTVEHFTVAHTSPWHTSQWHTSQWHTSQWHTSQWHTSQWHTSQWHTSQWHTLHSGTLHSGTLHSGTLHSGTHLTVAHLTVAHSSQCHTLHSGTHFTVTHFTVTHFTVAHFTVAHFTVAHFTVAHFTVAHTSQWHTSQWHTSQWHTSPWHTLHIGTLHSGTHFTVAHFTVAHTSQWHTSQWHTSQWHTSQWHTSQWHTLHSGTLHSGTLHSGTHFTVAHFTVAHTSQWHTSQWHTSQWHSSRYI